A single region of the Gossypium arboreum isolate Shixiya-1 chromosome 12, ASM2569848v2, whole genome shotgun sequence genome encodes:
- the LOC108478599 gene encoding uncharacterized protein LOC108478599: protein MQTMNPSSFPKLPILLKPFLLSLFLSLFFLAFLASHSYSPLLRLRTALQTHTIPPSRAGNGGASLRIRPGYSSYNAYIERQLNKTLNPKLRKIWTTRDWDRKIRVFARFFQSLKQRNLIFNYSKALSIGARVGQEVAAMKLVGVSDSVGIDLVPCPPLVMKGDFHAQPFENQTFDFEFSNVFDHALYPWKFVGEIERTLKHGGVCVLHVAVLRRADKYSANDLYSVQPLVELFKESELLEVSKVDAFGLDTEVVFRKKKKIENS, encoded by the coding sequence ATGCAAACCATGAACCCCTCCTCCTTTCCCAAGCTACCGATCCTTCTTAAACCTTtccttctttctctctttctttccctCTTCTTCCTAGCCTTTTTAGCCTCCCACTCCTACTCCCCTCTCCTCCGCCTCAGAACCGCCCTTCAGACCCACACTATCCCACCTTCCAGAGCCGGAAACGGCGGCGCTAGCCTCCGTATACGGCCGGGTTACTCTTCCTACAACGCTTACATCGAGCGTCAGCTCAACAAAACCCTTAACCCGAAACTCCGAAAGATATGGACGACACGCGATTGGGACAGGAAAATCCGGGTCTTCGCCCGTTTTTTCCAAAGCTTGAAGCAAAGAAACCTCATTTTCAACTATTCCAAGGCGTTGTCTATCGGAGCTAGAGTTGGGCAAGAGGTGGCGGCGATGAAGCTGGTCGGAGTGTCGGACTCGGTCGGCATAGATTTGGTGCCGTGCCCTCCGCTTGTAATGAAAGGGGATTTCCATGCACAGCCATTCGAGAACCAGACCTTTGACTTCGAGTTCTCCAACGTGTTCGATCACGCGCTGTACCCGTGGAAGTTTGTTGGGGAGATCGAAAGGACGTTGAAGCACGGCGGGGTTTGTGTTCTGCACGTGGCGGTGCTGCGGCGGGCGGATAAGTACTCGGCCAATGATTTGTATAGCGTTCAACCATTGGTGGAGTTGTTTAAGGAATCGGAGCTTTTGGAGGTGAGCAAAGTTGATGCATTTGGTCTCGATACTGAGGTTGTTTTtcggaagaagaagaagattgaGAATTCTTAG